One part of the Streptomyces ferrugineus genome encodes these proteins:
- a CDS encoding NAD(P)-dependent alcohol dehydrogenase produces MTIPTRAAVVESGGAPFTLSEVELDEPGPYEAVVRMVATGLCHTDLGVASGGLPFPLPGVLGHEGAGVVEAVGPSVTGVAPGDHVVLSFTSCGDCRSCRGGHPAYCATWLPLNLIGGRRADGTSTISRGGEELGGHFFGQSSFAERALVDERSLVKVDPDVPLVSIAPLGCGVQTGVGAVWNVLKPATGSTVVVLGAGAVGLSAVMAAALTPATTIIAVDRVGERLSLAKELGATHTVNASEADLGDALAVITGGQGADGVVETTGNVGVLRQGVDALALRGTLVVVGAPPFGTEVALDVNGLLGGKRVVGLTLGDAETQAFIPALVELVKDGRLPLHRLISSYPFADIDQAVRDMGAGKAIKPVLTF; encoded by the coding sequence ATGACCATCCCCACCCGTGCCGCCGTCGTCGAGTCCGGCGGAGCCCCGTTCACCCTCTCCGAGGTCGAGCTCGACGAACCCGGACCGTACGAGGCCGTCGTCCGCATGGTCGCGACCGGCCTGTGCCACACGGACCTCGGCGTGGCGAGCGGCGGACTGCCCTTCCCGCTCCCCGGCGTACTCGGCCATGAGGGCGCGGGCGTCGTCGAGGCAGTCGGCCCGTCCGTGACCGGCGTCGCGCCCGGCGACCATGTCGTGCTGTCCTTCACCTCCTGCGGCGACTGCCGAAGCTGCCGGGGCGGGCACCCCGCGTACTGCGCGACCTGGCTGCCGCTGAACCTCATCGGCGGGCGGCGGGCCGACGGCACCAGCACCATCAGCCGGGGCGGCGAGGAGCTCGGCGGGCACTTCTTCGGCCAGTCGTCCTTCGCCGAGCGGGCGCTGGTGGACGAACGCAGCCTGGTGAAGGTCGACCCGGACGTCCCGCTCGTCTCGATCGCCCCGCTGGGCTGCGGGGTGCAGACCGGGGTCGGCGCCGTGTGGAACGTGCTGAAGCCGGCGACCGGCAGCACGGTCGTCGTCCTCGGCGCCGGGGCGGTGGGACTGTCGGCCGTCATGGCGGCCGCCCTCACCCCGGCGACCACGATCATCGCCGTCGACCGCGTCGGCGAACGCCTGTCGCTGGCCAAGGAGTTGGGCGCCACCCACACCGTCAACGCGAGCGAGGCCGACCTCGGTGACGCGCTCGCCGTGATCACCGGCGGTCAGGGCGCCGACGGCGTCGTGGAGACCACGGGCAACGTCGGCGTACTGCGCCAGGGCGTCGACGCCCTCGCCCTGCGCGGCACCCTCGTGGTGGTGGGCGCCCCGCCGTTCGGCACCGAGGTCGCCCTGGACGTCAACGGCCTGCTCGGCGGCAAGCGGGTCGTCGGCCTCACCCTGGGCGACGCCGAGACACAGGCCTTCATCCCGGCCCTCGTCGAGCTGGTGAAGGACGGGCGGCTGCCGCTGCACCGCCTGATCAGCAGCTATCCGTTCGCGGACATCGACCAGGCGGTGCGGGACATGGGCGCGGGCAAGGCGATCAAGCCCGTGCTCACGTTCTGA
- a CDS encoding NADP-dependent oxidoreductase: protein MSTVNTMRAIGQDVLGGPEVLKEVELERPAPRANEVLVRVRAAGVNPTDWKHRATGGFLGEPPFVLGWDVSGVVEAVGIGVARFKVGDEVFGMLSYPFGHGSHAEYVTAPARAFAHKPASIDHTQAGALPLVSLTAWQALVEYADLRPGQRVLIHAAAGGVGHVAVQIAKARGAYVIGTASAGKHDFLREIGVDEAIDYRETDFAEAVKDVDVVLDTLGGDTSTRSLRVLRPGGIVVSILPGGSDEFYVAAERLGVRALRMLVDASHSGMKAIAELVEAGKLRPTIAGTFPLADAAEAHALGDTGRTTGKLVLTVG from the coding sequence ATGAGCACTGTGAACACGATGCGAGCCATCGGCCAGGACGTCCTCGGCGGTCCCGAGGTCCTGAAGGAAGTGGAGCTGGAGCGCCCGGCGCCGCGCGCGAACGAGGTGCTGGTCCGCGTGCGCGCCGCGGGCGTCAACCCGACCGACTGGAAGCACCGCGCCACCGGCGGCTTCCTGGGCGAGCCGCCCTTCGTCCTGGGCTGGGACGTCTCCGGCGTGGTCGAGGCGGTGGGCATCGGCGTGGCCCGGTTCAAGGTCGGCGACGAGGTCTTCGGGATGCTGTCCTACCCGTTCGGCCACGGCTCGCACGCCGAGTACGTCACCGCGCCGGCCCGCGCCTTCGCGCACAAGCCGGCCTCGATCGACCACACGCAGGCGGGCGCGCTGCCGCTGGTCTCGCTGACCGCGTGGCAGGCGCTGGTCGAGTACGCCGACCTCCGGCCGGGACAGCGGGTGCTGATCCACGCGGCGGCCGGCGGCGTCGGGCATGTGGCCGTGCAGATCGCCAAGGCGCGGGGCGCGTATGTGATCGGCACCGCGAGCGCGGGCAAGCACGACTTCCTGCGGGAGATCGGAGTCGACGAGGCGATCGACTACCGGGAGACGGACTTCGCCGAGGCCGTGAAGGACGTCGACGTCGTCCTGGACACGCTCGGCGGCGACACCTCCACACGCTCGCTGCGCGTGCTGCGCCCGGGCGGCATCGTCGTCTCGATCCTGCCGGGCGGTTCGGACGAGTTCTACGTGGCGGCCGAGCGGCTCGGTGTGCGGGCGCTGCGGATGCTCGTGGACGCCTCGCACAGCGGGATGAAGGCGATCGCGGAGCTGGTGGAGGCGGGGAAGCTGCGCCCCACGATCGCCGGCACCTTCCCGTTGGCCGATGCCGCCGAGGCACATGCGCTCGGCGACACCGGCCGGACCACGGGGAAGCTGGTCCTGACGGTCGGCTGA